A region from the Misgurnus anguillicaudatus chromosome 7, ASM2758022v2, whole genome shotgun sequence genome encodes:
- the LOC129418331 gene encoding palmitoyltransferase ZDHHC22 isoform X1 gives MLFRMVKLRLLNMIAPAYFFAATVVTFVLHFFLFMPTIFRTPDVMFNPTMLVHAVVLLYLMANALGNYTMTIWFPSESANETVVPVCSPDCPDRIDAHYLLNGRHFCKVCKKVILKRDHHCFFTGNCIGNRNMRYFIMFSIYTSSCCLYSLVIGVAYLTVEYSISFENPLTFLTLLPLSTGYFFLGLISGLQLFLVLMLYIWLGIGLVSAGFCCQQLLLVARGQTWCQLQKGQLEESHGSWMANLSDVFGSRWALGLFLPVRTVETIPGNWQVYHDHKHE, from the exons ATGCTGTTCAGGATGGTTAAACTCCGACTACTCAACATGATCGCACCTGCATACTTCTTCGCTGCCACTGTGGTCACGTTTGTCCTCCACTTCTTCCTTTTCATGCCCACTATTTTCCGGACCCCAGATGTGATGTTTAATCCCACCATGCTGGTCCACGCTGTGGTCCTTCTGTACCTCATGGCAAATGCTCTGGGTAACTACACAATGACTATATGGTTCCCATCTGAGAGTGCCAATGAGACAGTTGTCCCGGTGTGTTCACCTGACTGCCCAGACAGAATTGATGCACACTACCTTCTGAATGGACGCCACTTTTGTAAAGTGTGTAAGAAGGTCATTCTGAAACGGGACCACCATTGCTTTTTCACAGGAAATTGCATTGGAAATAGGAACATGCGCTACTTTATTATGTTCAGCATCTACACGTCCAGTTGCTGCTTGTACTCTTTGGTAATTGGGGTGGCCTATCTAACAGTGGAGTACTCCATTTCCTTTGAGAATCCACTGACGTTCCTCACACTTCTGCCGCTCTCCACAGGTTACTTCTTTCTTG GTCTGATATCTGGTCTCCAGTTGTTTCTGGTTTTAATGCTGTACATTTGGCTGGGTATTGGGCTAGTGAGTGCGGGCTTCTGCTGTCAACAGCTTCTGCTAGTAGCCCGAGGGCAGACCTGGTGTCAGCTCCAAAAAGGGCAATTGGAAGAGAGTCACGGCAGCTGGATGGCCAACCTAAGTGACGTTTTCGGTTCCCGCTGGGCTCTGGGCCTTTTTCTACCTGTACGGACTGTTGAGACCATACCTGGCAATTGGCAGGTTTACCATGACCATAAACATGAATGA
- the LOC129417764 gene encoding CLOCK-interacting pacemaker → MGNKRKTSSEIDKYSDASSGYFSALDQTDYEDVGPTTAAPQSMQTASQIPFIPGSHSSVSPMIIMNNLVLKQPNSAAPALKPWSLKPSLDVVPQSQLLFLQPVTSQNSDNQKNSWTCAPMQNTLPKIAPYHSNGTNAYLGPNAASKKSNHSERHQRHRHDDRLFHRLKQDETFKNYDEHHSDVSWGEFSHSATDVDVEDSRSGFSDSEEPHTTSTPLFLCSDSVLSSYPQKCSKATFNQTDDEENISEALSPSTSKRKRFCNTYNILNRSGLLGITLRTKELMRQNKRSQAQLRSLQAQTDLFLEAMGTGDPKVWTKLQLTFQNLGGREETALDFVRDVESDIKVSGCMM, encoded by the exons ATGCCAGCTCAGGATATTTTAGCGCTTTGGACCAGACAGATTATGAAGATGTGGGTCCAACCACTGCTGCACCACAGAGCATGCAGACAGCTTCACAGATCCCTTTCATTCCTGGTTCGCATTCAAGCGTCTCTCCCATGATCATAATGAACAACCTTGTACTAAAGCAG CCTAATTCGGCGGCCCCCGCATTAAAACCATGGAGCTTAAAGCCTTCATTGGATGTGGTTCCTCAGTCCCAGCTACTTTTCCTCCAGCCGGTCACCTCCCAAAACTCGGACAATCAGAAAAATTCCTGGACGTGTGCTCCCATGCAAAACACCTTACCAAAAATTGCCCCATACCATTCAAATGGGACTAATGCTTACCTTGGTCCCAATGCCGCCAGTAAAAAGTCAAACCATAGTGAAAGGCATCAGCGTCATCGTCATGACGACAGACTTTTTCACAGGTTGAAGCAGGATGAGACATTTAAGAATTATGACGAACACCACAGTGATGTTTCCTGGGGAGAATTCAGTCACTCTGCCACAGACGTTGATGTGGAAGACTCCAGGTCCGGTTTTTCTGACTCTGAGGAGCCCCATACCACATCTACACCCTTGTTCCTTTGCTCTGACTCAGTCCTCAGTTCATACCCTCAAAAGTGTTCCAAAGCAACTTTTAACCAGACTGATGATGAGGAAAATATCTCAGAGGCGCTCTCTCCAAGTACCAGCAAACGCAAACGCTTCTGCAACACATACAATATTCTGAATAGGTCAGGTTTGCTGGGCATTACATTGCGTACCAAGGAGCTTATGCGACAAAACAAACGATCCCAGGCCCAGCTTCGGAGTCTTCAGGCTCAGACTGACCTATTCTTGGAGGCCATGGGTACTGGAGACCCAAAGGTCTGGACCAAATTGCAGCTTACCTTCCAAAATCTTGGAGGCCGTGAGGAAACTGCACTGGACTTTGTAAGGGATGTAGAGTCTGATATTAAAGTGTCTGGTTGCATGATGTAG
- the LOC129418331 gene encoding palmitoyltransferase ZDHHC22 isoform X2, whose amino-acid sequence MVKLRLLNMIAPAYFFAATVVTFVLHFFLFMPTIFRTPDVMFNPTMLVHAVVLLYLMANALGNYTMTIWFPSESANETVVPVCSPDCPDRIDAHYLLNGRHFCKVCKKVILKRDHHCFFTGNCIGNRNMRYFIMFSIYTSSCCLYSLVIGVAYLTVEYSISFENPLTFLTLLPLSTGYFFLGLISGLQLFLVLMLYIWLGIGLVSAGFCCQQLLLVARGQTWCQLQKGQLEESHGSWMANLSDVFGSRWALGLFLPVRTVETIPGNWQVYHDHKHE is encoded by the exons ATGGTTAAACTCCGACTACTCAACATGATCGCACCTGCATACTTCTTCGCTGCCACTGTGGTCACGTTTGTCCTCCACTTCTTCCTTTTCATGCCCACTATTTTCCGGACCCCAGATGTGATGTTTAATCCCACCATGCTGGTCCACGCTGTGGTCCTTCTGTACCTCATGGCAAATGCTCTGGGTAACTACACAATGACTATATGGTTCCCATCTGAGAGTGCCAATGAGACAGTTGTCCCGGTGTGTTCACCTGACTGCCCAGACAGAATTGATGCACACTACCTTCTGAATGGACGCCACTTTTGTAAAGTGTGTAAGAAGGTCATTCTGAAACGGGACCACCATTGCTTTTTCACAGGAAATTGCATTGGAAATAGGAACATGCGCTACTTTATTATGTTCAGCATCTACACGTCCAGTTGCTGCTTGTACTCTTTGGTAATTGGGGTGGCCTATCTAACAGTGGAGTACTCCATTTCCTTTGAGAATCCACTGACGTTCCTCACACTTCTGCCGCTCTCCACAGGTTACTTCTTTCTTG GTCTGATATCTGGTCTCCAGTTGTTTCTGGTTTTAATGCTGTACATTTGGCTGGGTATTGGGCTAGTGAGTGCGGGCTTCTGCTGTCAACAGCTTCTGCTAGTAGCCCGAGGGCAGACCTGGTGTCAGCTCCAAAAAGGGCAATTGGAAGAGAGTCACGGCAGCTGGATGGCCAACCTAAGTGACGTTTTCGGTTCCCGCTGGGCTCTGGGCCTTTTTCTACCTGTACGGACTGTTGAGACCATACCTGGCAATTGGCAGGTTTACCATGACCATAAACATGAATGA